AATACCCTGACAGTATGGGTGAGGAAGCATGCAGCGGGACTAATTCTGGTAGATACATTCCAGTTGATGAAACAGAAGTTCAGACATACTGACAATTTGTAAGTTCTAACAAACTCATTGTTTCATATAAAAAATTCTCATAATTGTAAagttaattcaaaattttagaataaaaactTCAGAATGGTTTTAAGTTGTTGCTTACTTTAAACTTGCTTTGTAGAATCCAAGAGGAGCGTGATGAAAGGCACAAAACAAAAGGTAGATTGAGTCGTTTTGAACCACCCCAGTCTGATTCAGATGGGCAGCGGCGTTCGAGTAAGtagatgttattttttatgttaGCCTGGGCTTCAAGATTTGTAGACTAAActgtacatatttttcttttctgtattcaGTGGATGCTCCTTCAAGAAGAAACAGATCATCTGGTGGTAATACAGATTCCTTTCTTACTCAATGTAATTTTGTCATGTAAACGCATAGCAGGGAttatgacttctttttttctgtttgtttttttcctttattttagtACTGGATGATTATGCACCAGGGTCACATGATGTTGGAGATCCAAGCACAACAAATTTGTATCTGGGAAACATCAATCCTCAGGTAAGTTTGGAGCCAGGGAGTGCAGTGTTGGAATGTTTGGGtccatatgatttttttttgcaatattcATTAGAGTAAATACTCTGTACATAATGCTGAAAAGGTAAGGTTTAGATTACCAGTCTCAGcacagttaaaattatttttccattgatATCTCTAAGCAAGGTGGATCATATCTTAAAAATTTGAGCGTGCTCAGTTAAAAGTGCAGTTTTTTAGATTCTTATTTCTGCAGTAGATTGCATTGGTGGGGGCTATCAATTAAGTGGTGTTTTTcaagaaactaaaaaaattaaaattttgagaaTTGGTCAATAGTACAAACAACTGTCACAGAAATACAGTggcaaaatgttaatttttacctctttttcATCTAGATGAATGAAGAGATGTTATGTCAAGAATTTGGCCGCTTTGGACCATTAGCAAGTGTTAAAATTATGTGGCCAAGAACTGATGaagaaagagcaagagaaagaaattgtgGCTTTGTTGCCTTTATGAACAGGAGAGATGCTGAAAGAGCATTGAAGAATTTAAATGGTAAACAGATTTCTCAGTTCAGGGCTGTAATTATCTTTGCACACTGTAAGCACATTTTCAGGTTGTTTTATCAGACAAGTGAGACGTATTTTGTAACTCCAGTAGATACCAGGCTGGCAGTGATTTTAGTTTACACTTGACTGTTCTACTGACAACTGAATGTTGTCAAACAATAGTAATTGTGTACTGCAATGTcctgaaaaaaagacattggGGGAAGACTATTAGAACATTTTGTGTAATAGGCCTCCATTTGCCTGTGTTGTAGTCTGATGGATGTAATAACAGTAGTCAACAATGTAAGCAAAGGGTAAATGGTGGCAGGCAAACCTAAATGTTGCTCTTAACAAGGAGAAATCTCAAGTGATGCAGAACCAATTTATAACATCGTGGTAATTGAGgcttgctttctttccatttttcaggcAAGATGATTATGTCGTTTGAAATGAAGCTGGGCTGGGGCAAAGCTGTACCTATACCACCACATCCAATCTACATTCCGCCTTCCATGATGGAGCACACCCTGCCACCGCCCCCGTCAGGACTGCCCTTCAATGCCCAGCCTAGGGAGAGATTGAAGAACCCTAATGCTCCAATGTtaccaccaccaaaaaacaagGAAGATTTTGAGAAGGTAACTTACAGTACCCTGGGCCGTATCTCATTGTTAAATACTACATCTGTGACAGTATTTCAATGGCTTCATAGATTCGCATTGTTCAGGCTGACTTTGGCAGCCCTTAGTCTGCAAATTCTGTGGCTCCCTGCTGTAGCCCAAGGGAACCTACTTAATTCCTGAAGCTCTGTTTCATGTCTGTGTTAGGGTACAGTATATTGGCTCTTGTTAATTTAGTGCTTAAAATCGGGCTATCATTTTCCCCCTCCAGGctccctggatttttttctcctacgTCCCCCTCTTTTCTTGGCTGCCAAATTGCAATATCTAAATTGTTTTCCTTATAGAAAATCCTACATTTTAATTTGGGTAGCATTATTTTTACCCTAGAAGAGTTGATGTATTTTGTGTAGAAGGTAATTAATCTGGACATTGAGTAAGTATTTTATGCTACTTATGGAGTcagttttcaaacatttctttttgtggAATATTAGCTGATAAAAGGGTAAGTATCTTGAAATCACAAACCAACTTGATTTTCATTTGTAAGAATTTATTGATTCTTTGAATGACACTTAAATGTCAGGGCTGTTTCTTGTAAGACTTGGGAATAAAGTAATACCAACATGAGCCAAGTCAAATAGTTTAGAATCTTTTCATAAACTTAAGAACTCCTTTCTTATATATTCAGCATAGTTCCTATTCAGTGCCTCAATGTACATTCTGACAGGAATGTTCTGATACTTTGAAATTAGTGAACCTTCATGGTTCACTGACACAACCATTTGAATTTTGTGTAATTGCTTAGTTATAACTTCACAGCAGTGATTGCCTGCAAAGTTTGTGATAGATGTGTAGTATTTTCATTGCATATGTATATTTTTGCTTGTTACTTGTTAACAATACTCACATATTCTATGTTTATTATCTGATGTGACTTCATATACAGACTCTGTCGCAAGCCATAGTCAAAGTGGTTATCCCAACAGAAAGgtacatgtttttctttattattactgatctaaatatagaaaatttCCCCTTcggaattttaaagaaaaatggtgATGTTGTGGAAAAGGTAATGGCTTGACTGAGCAAtggttattttaattcttaaaaagaaatgtgtgtggTTTGCAGTCTAACTATTCTTGTCTtattaactcttttttttttttaagtgaggGTAGACTTAAGTAATTAtcttttgcatttaatttgaGCACTAGAGATAGATGCAGGATAATTTTATGAGTGAACACTAGGGTGAAATATTGTCTTACAGACACAGGATAAGTCCTGACATAAACCTTTGAGTACTGGGGTGTAGTTGTaaggtgttattttttttttccttttcttcccctccccccctttctttttatttgtacatTCTATAACCAGTTCAGTTGAAAATCACTTTTGATTTCTGCTAATTCTTTAAATGCAGCAGTTAATaatttttgtcactgaaaaagATACTTTTGTATTATTGCAaggatatttttccattttggtcCCCATCACTGTTCCTGCCTTCACGCTAGTCTAGGTGTACTCTTGCTCAGTTAAGCTAAAGCCTTTTCCCAAACATAGGAACACAACActgttttaaaagtaaagaaGCACAAAAGATTACCAAATTCTCTTTGACATTGGCCTTGGTGAGCAACACCAGCTGAACTGTCTGCGGCAGCGGGGGACCAGGAAAACATCATGGGATGGATTGGGAAAGTATACAGTTTTTGACCAGACATTGGTACGATCGGCTCCaataaatgtggttttattataactgaaaaacctttttttgttGGCCAACTTAAgctaaatgacattttaaaatgatgcACTATCGTTTTTTTACTACACTGTCTTAATTGTCACAAagtcccttttttcttttttttacgTGGGGGGAGGGGGCAGAAGGAGATTTGTGAAGCTGGTTATAGTGCATTAACAGACTTGTCAGTACATGCTCCAATGTACTGTATTTTTGATGGAATTTTAGGACAGTACAATTTTTGTTGGGTAGACTTGAATAATTGGGGCGACCAGGAGGAGTCTTGATTTGAGAAACATTGAGTAGTAGAACAAGTACTTGTAAAACTGTACAGTGCTCACAGAGTAGCTGTCAgagaaaaagttttatttttccatgtccattttatttactgtggCATTTTAAAAGGCTGTATGATAAGAACTCATGTTAAATGAATTGTATTTGAAAACACTTGTAATGATTCTTTTCCTGATGATTTTGGAAGTTGCCAGTGACAATTGCTAAGACCATGCATTACTCAGTGCATGCCATCATGCAAAAATTTTgactgacttcagtgggataatacatttaattattctcctttaaaaattttcaattccatttttaaCATCTCTTACTTCTTAGTAAACAGCAAACCCTGAATATGTATAATCAATtgttttttctgagaaattcaCTTCCAGGTAGTCCCATCTTACATACCAAAATGCCTGTAACAACATCTTTCAGATATGGGATGAGCCGAATCTATTTTCATACATTGGAGGTCTTCATGAAGCAGATGTTCTTGTTCAAGCATAAGCTGCTCTTACACAACTTGATTTGActtgatgaaagaaaaattagttgAAAACCAGTGATGATTTGCAGGAAGTCAGAAGTGATCACACTGGATTTgccttaaaataaacaaatgctgATAATAGCTTGGAGGCTTGGAAGCTAATTGTAGATTTCTTTCTTGCTGATGTTTTCAAATACAGTTCATGTAACAAAAAGAGTATGGCTGTTTAGACTTTCAGAACACTGCTGTAAATAAAATGGCTACAGAATTGTTGCAACTATGTCCTCTTTGCAATGTTTCTGGGGTTATAAAAAGCAGACAGGAAAGCTGAACTGGTagctgtttgattttatttgtgtaATATTTGAGGCAAATGTAGATTCAATGCTAGATGGTTCAAAAGAACACTTCCAGATGACAGGGATATtcaattattatatttttaagttagttttttttaatctagtgCATTATATCTGTGGCAGAATTTGGAGTACTCTTGGGAGAAAGCAGTCACCTCATTGCTTAGAAGTAATAGAAAATTCTGCAACTTTACAATGTAGTAATTATGGAattaaagtcattaaaaaaatgcagtacaGAAATCTAATGAATTACATGTAAAGAACCAATATCCATTTGTTGCAtctaagaaaattaattcaaaaatataaaaatctgtaatttttttggcTTGCATCACATTCAAAGGACACGTGCTGTGAAGCTTTTGCTATATGTTgttaatctattttaaaaattcaggacCCTGTTTCCATAAAACCCAGAGGGGTGGAAACTGGCTATCACTATTTTTGATAAAGCTTTTATGGCTGTCTCCTGTTATCATGCTTAGAAGCAACTCTGCATTGAAAAATGCCCACTTCACATCCACTTCTTGCCTGTCGCTGAATGAAGtgatacagatttttattttattttaatggtgaTTTAATTCTCTTGGGTGTATGAGGGAGGGAACATGGGATGGTATGACGCAAAAAAATGGACAGTTTTGTTCTATGCCAACAGTTGAGTCTTGACCAAAAAGAGATGATctaaatttaataaatacatcTCCCTGTTTGGTGTCAAGAAGgctatttgcttttcctttcatagTTGAATAGTTTGAAAACTGAATACAGATTCTATTGAATATTCAGAAgtatgtgtgttttattttgagcAAAATATTCAGCCACTTGTTCCCCTGTAGAACTTCAGCTAACACTTCAGTCTTACCCTAGACAATGTAGATGAGGGCTTAGTTTTTGATAGCTAATTGTACTTTGGTGTTCAAGTGCCCATATTTGTGTATTGGGCTTCTGCTAAGAAAGACATATTGTAGGCTAAGCCGTGGAAATTCAGGAAGGAGGTTTCTTAAATTCTTACTCCACCACTGCTAGGCATGGTTTGATTTTTAGAATGCCCGTGTCTGTGATGCACAGCTATAATATGTTCTATGTTGCCTTATCTTTTATGCAGATTTCTTAACAATACAGCATAATAATCTCCTGCACAGTTGTAGTATCTTAGGTGGAGTGTAGTTTTATATAGTGTTAGGTCTgaatcaatttttctttaactgtgTTATTGTTGTAGGAATTTGCTCGCTTTGATACATCGAATGATAGAGTTTGTGGTTCGGGAAGGGCCCATGTTCGAAGCCATGATCATGAACCGAGAAATCAACAACCCAATGTTCAGGTGCTTATTACATTGCTTCACTTGCAAATAACACTAGCTATTTTCACTGTTGTTAATACTCTGCATTCTTCAAATACTAATAAGACTGGCTTTTGCTGTATATATCTTTATGTGCAGATGTAAACTTTACAAATTGCACCTGTGGCTATACTATGCTTTTATAAGGAAGAACACATTTTTGTTCCAGTTGTTACTAATATGTGCatataaataagtaaaatagTACACACGCACAAAATGTAATacatttctgtatatttaaataaataacatttaacaCATACTCTTCAGAGGGTTTCACCTTCTGGTGAAATCAGTGGAAATCAGTGGAAGCAAAagcatacatttaaaaaaaaagaaaaaaaatccccctccttccccaaatAGACAAACTCAATTTGAAGTCCACTCTTCCTGGAGCCTAGTTTCTAACCTTTAGCAAAAGCTGggagtaatttttcttctatgtcaattaaaatagaattaaactTCAGCTGATGTAGGGAAGTTTTGAGAATTTCCAGTGCTTGCCATTAATAGAATAAAGAAGGACTAGTCTCCAAACTTCTTGTGAAATGCAGTCtcaaaaaaaaaggctttcagGGAGGTGCTAAATGAGCTTTTAGCAGTGTTTTATTTGCAGTAAGTTTGAAGtgcttcattttgatttttatatgcAAAGTGAGAAAACATGCAGGTCAAAATATCCTGGCCATTAAAAATGGTCTGCTTGTCTCCCACATCCTTCGTCAGATGTTGCCAGTGTTCTGCCAGATAATTTACTGGTGGAAAACTTCAGGTCATTCATTTTTTTGATGAGTCACTTCACTGTGCAACTGCAAACTCCTGCATCACTTGTGCTGAGCTTGGAGTTGCTCCTGTAGTGATTCTTTGCACTGattcttctgctttgctgtgagGTTGTACAGTTCTTTCTGACCTTGTTTGTTCTTCTCTTGAGTTCTGAGCAATGCTTTGCTTTTGgggagctctgctctctgcagattgcatatgtgtgtgtgtgtgcgtgctTGTGTGTGTATGGCTGCGTGGAGCAGTTGCACATGTTCTGCTTGGCTATGCTGTGGGTGTATGTGTTTTAGCTCCTTGTGTTCACTCTGCAGCTGAGATGGGATTCTGAacagggtttgtttgtttgcttttttattccttcttttaaatttatgtcAGTTCCAGATTTATAATatgttttgtgtctttttctttgctctttggtttaggtttttatttgaaaaccaGACTCCAGCCCATGTATATTATAGATGGAAGCTTTATTCAATTCTTCAGGCAAGTAGAATTTTAATGATAATTCATAGCTTCAAGCATAGTGAAGTAAAataacaccaaaataaaaatacttctgttttctttggtaGGGGGATGCTCCAACCAAATGGAGGACAGAAGATTTCCGTATGTTCAAAAATGGATCCTTCTGGAGGCCACCACCATTGAATCCATACTTGCATGGGATGTCAGAAGAGCAAGAAACAGAAGCATTTGTGGAGGAGCCGAACAAGAAGGGTGCACTTAAGGAAGAGTATGTACCACCACTGAGTGATGGTGCTGCTTTGAtagctgctctgcctgggcttGCCCGTTGTGTTTTTGTAGTTCTAATGTGTCGTCCTGAAAGCTGTCATACTTGTCATAGTATTATGTACATGCCTGAGTGTCTCTTAACCTCAGTGCTTCTGATCATACTTTTTGCTAAATACCTTCTTGTCATCACTGAACCTTTCATTCCAGTTGTTATTAACCCTTAATTTGAGAGGGATTTGGAAGATGAGagtttttccccattttctgctgctgtctgtagCTGAGGATATGTAGCATATTTCTCAACATTGTTGTGACCTCAGGAACTAAACTGTTGCTGTAATATTAAACTTACTTACGCTGTTCATCAGAAATTGAAATTGGGAGCAGTTGTTAATAAACAGGAAGAGAGAGATCATCAGAGTTCCTTGCTGTGAAGTGTCAGTGTACTGGGAATTGCTATGGTAGTGAAAATGGAAACCTTTTCCTAATTTTGCTGCTGTACTAACATGTggaatttttttgcttgttttattctTCTCATCATAGTTACCACACCAGTCATGCTTCTGTGGGTTTTAATATGCACTTTGTTTCTTACACCTTCTTTTGGAAAGGTTCAAAAAcagattctttaaaaaatgctctCTGTGTATGCAGGTCAGGGAAAATGTGAAGTAATTGTTTATTTACTAACTTTCTGAATCTAGTGTTTCTTATTCTGTGGCAGAAATGACTTGCATGCTTTAGATTTATCCATTTGGTTTAGGCCTAAACtaaatccagaaaaataattgctttattAGAGATACTGATGTTCTTGATTAggtatttttcagctgtttttcttgatttctgtATGTAATCAAGACTTGAGTGAGAATTTTTTGCACTTTATGTAATATGGACACATAAATTCTTGAATCACTGAAATAACTCAGgcaaaagaatataaaaatattgaaaattgcttttctcttaaagatggaaaaatgaaaaaacattgtTAAATGGAAATTCACAAAAGtacttttcattttatactAAAAGTATTAAAATTCTTGGTATTTCAGACAGAGGGACAAACTAGAGGAAATTCTACGTGGATTAACACCTCGGAAGAATGATATTGGTGACGCAATGGTTTTCTGTCTAAATAatgcagaagctgctgaagaaaTTGTGGACTGCATTACAGAGTCATTATCCATCCTCAAGACTCCTCTTCCTAAGAAGGTGTGGAGATTTTCTATAGTCTTGTATTTTGGGGGAAGAGCTCACTTTGCAGCATGTGCATATGATTTACAAGCATTTCATAAGTTTCAGGCAGTGCTGAGGTTTTGTACTAAAATGTGGACTTGAATTTAAGTATGgtctctttttttatatttatttatttatttgaatatatatttatttataagaatatgttttattctttctgaagTTGCTTGTAAATAATAGTCTGCCTTATTGTGAAGTTTAAAACAGTGAAATGATCTGTTCAAACGAGGCAATTAAAATGAGAATGCCATGGTTCTCCTTTGTAATGCTGTGGTAATATGTTACAGTAGTTAGTACCCTGCAGCATAACAGGGGGCTAATTGCCTCTTAACATGTTTATTAATAATATAGTTGTGCTACACTCAATTCTAATTAGGTACTTCCGGATAGTTTAAACTGTCTTGTAGTCTTTCTGtgaaaatgcctttattttcagGAGAATTTAAATTGGAGTTATCTTAATTTGGCTGTTTTTTATTGTAGATTGCAAGATTGTATTTAGTGTCGGATGTGTTATACAACTCTTCAGCTAAAGTTGCCAATGCTTCCTACTATAGAAAATTGTAAGTATATTATTTTAGGTGATTGGCAGTTAGAAAAACCTCTTCTGTTCATCTTTGTATGTACATCTCTGGATAAATGTGGTTGTAGGAAATTCAGACTCTTTTGTGCTACTCCTATTACAGACTGATGGTATTTATATCTGCTTGCATGAAAATGTGTAAGATGTAGCATGTTGgtaatgcaaaaaaatgtaTGTGCCCTATGCAAGGGACCACTTGCATGAAAGTCCATAAAGGTGAGAGAGAATACCTCATGTGCCTCTTGACAGAAAGAGCCTGTAGATAAAATTCAGGATATGGTATAGCAGGTAGTTCAAGCAAAGAAGTaaattttggaaacatttttattaaaatacgGGGGGTGTAACTTTCCATAAACTTTGGATAAGGCATAAGGGGATATTATGTACTTTATTTCTAAGGTGCTGAGCAGAATTTAGGAAGAATGTCCAAGGGACAGTATCTTTGTCATATTCAATGTTTGTGTCTGGTTCCTGGAGTCTCTCTAATGTTAGGGCAGCATGGTGGGAAATAGTCAGCATGTTACAAAACTAGTGATTGCAATTGATGTTTCTTGTTGCAATGTGTCTGTGTtgtgctggtttattttttgcacATTGTGAGAAGCTCAAGGGAAGCTGGGCAGCTGTTGCTCACTGTGCTTTCATTGAGGGCCTCACTGAATAAATTAGAATacaattaagaatttttttaaaatacagattgaATTTTGAGACAATTCTTTCATTCTATTTAAGGTTGTAAAACTCCTTTTATCGTCCTCCAATCTTTCCAGGGTGTATAAAGAGACTGCAGCAGATGTGAAGATCTCCCTTCACAGTTCTGTTGTTGTCCAAGGTGATTTAATATATAGTAATCATATTTGCTTTATAGTTCAGTTCATGGCTACTATAAGGATCAGAACCTTGTGCTTTTGAGTCCTGTGTCCCAGGTATTTTCATGAATTATGTATGTCCAGAAAACATATATTACAAAGTTTAACTAAAGAAATGTATATGTTTAATTCtagttttgaaacaaaattatgtcAGATATTCTCTGATCTCAATGCTACTTACCGTACAATACAAGGCCATTTACAGTCTGAAAATTTCAAGGTATGTATTTCATTGTTATTTACATGACATAGAAGTCACATAAATAGATGTTCCTGCACAAGAGATTGCATACTATGATAGGTGGCTTAGCCATCAAGGTCCCTATTtaggctttaaaaataataattttaaaaaaagttttcactTTTGCAAGGGCAGTCTTGAAATTAAGGAAGGAAATGAGCATCTGCCAGCTGAAGTGTACCAGGAGATGTACAGTTGTGGAGTTGAGAGGATATCTGTCTATTACTTGAATAGCAGACAAGGCCTTCTAGCTTTCTTACTGTTCTTGGGCCACCTGTATTTCAATTTCAGAAGTGGACTTGTGTGGGAAAAGCCACATTGTGCTCAGTGTGGGAAAGAAGCTCCTTGGGCAGAACAGCATAAAGTTacttctaaatgttttttttgtgtcagGCTTTTAGAGTTCTGATAATCTGACAATGGGTACTTGAGAGTGATTTTTGAGGTCAAATGCTCTCTGCTTCTCATGCTCAactcctttccttctgtttccatGATGCCTCTGcacttaatttttccttttctttttcagtcagaaGCTTTAAATACAAAGCTTACAGAGTAGTTAACCTGCATTAAGATCTTCATCCTGGTTGTCCTCCTTCCGCTCTCAATTGCTCTAGATTGAGAATCAATTTTAGTTATCTgctattttaaaactttgttaaattatttcatgtatCTGCATCTTCAGCTACATTAAGTGTGTCAAACTTGAACTGAAACACGTTTtcaaatatgctttttaaaaagaaaaatgataaaattatttggtttggaagggactttaaaagATCGTctgttccagccccctgccatgggcagagacgCCTTTCACTAAACCAGGTGGCTCAAAACtccgtccagcctggccttgaatgcttccaggggtggggcagccacagcttctctgggcatcctgtgccacTGCCTCAGCACCTTCACATTGAAGAATTTCTTGGCAGTAGCAAATCTAAACAGACCTTtctgtttaaagccattcctcccttctcctctcacTACCTGCCCTTTTAAgaaatccttctccagctttcttttaGCCCCTTTGGGTGCTGGAAGTGGCTCttaaggtctccccagagccttcacttctccaggctgagcaaaaTGAAAGTGGGAACACAATTTCAGTTCAATAATATGTGTAAGCCAATGTTAGtttcagttgttttattttacaaacaGATATTTTCTCTTAGATTTGGTAGAGAGGGACCTGCTTTGAACTTCAGGACAGAATGAAATTTACTGTCAGGATAGAGCTGGCAACAGCCAAAATGGATAATGTAACAggaatttaaagggaaaatgaaaCCCAAATGAGATTTCTTAAAATGTATCTTCTTAAAATTACTAGTCTTGCCCAGCCACGGTATCATTGTAATATACTTCAGTATGGAACTACTTAAGAACAGTTGTCTACAGTAGTAGTTCTCTGTGGTCTATTTCCCATCACATAAAATTTCTCAATACAAGTGTTTTAGCagttactttttcttcttgcttctAGCAACGGGTGATGACATGCTTCCGAGCATGGGAAGACTGGGCAATCTATCCAGAGCCATTTCTGATCAAactgcagaatattttcttggGGCTTGTAAATATCATGGAAGATAAAGAAACAGAGGTAGGTGACCTGAGGAGTTATGCTCATAGATGGCAGGGAAAACACATTAATATAAAACGGGGCTCACACAGATTATTTTGCTCTCTCTTTTAGGGTGGATAAACCTTCCGAGTCCTTCCTCCTAAGTAGAGGTGtaacatattttcaaaagcaaatactGTTTATTCTGTTCATGTGTTTCTTGATAGTAGATTAGGTGCTGTGGTGGCATTACACTGTGTAAGTGTTTCAGAGCAAAGACTAGTGCAGAAGGACAGGTATTTCCTTTGTGCTGGAAATACTCTGTAATACCTGTCTGAATTCCGAGTGGAGTTTCAGGCATTGTAGCTGTGTGGAAAGATGCCTTTCAGAGCAGTGGGAGAGATGCCTGCAGTATAATTTAACTAAAGCAGATCCCTCAGAGTGGAAGAGCAGGGTGAACACACATGTATGAAGGACAATGCCTGTACCTAAAAAGTTAGAATACGCAGctgtatttataatttctgtgtTCCTTAAATTGGTGCTCCTGCTAAATATCCATTTTTGTCAGTTGTTCATTTTACTGGTCTTGGGGTAGCTTTCATATCAAGGAAGTATGATTTATGTGACTCTAATTGACTGATTTTGAGCTAAACCTCAACttaatagcttttctttttaacaagtATTGGAAAGCTTCCAGTACATTGTGTAAAAATTCCAATTTCTTGCCTATAAATTTTTTTACATGAAGATACTGCTATTTCCTCTACAATAAGCAACTGTACTTGTTAGCAAAAATCGTTGAAGCAGATTTTTTGGAGGTTTTGATATTtataaaagtgctttttaaaatagaaattatttgatAATTGGAGAAGTAAAGAAAAGCAATGTTGATTTGTACTTGAAATAATgacatattttttgctttcaggaaGTACCGGATGATCTTGATGGTGCTCCCATTGAGGAAGAGCTCGATGGTGCTCCACTAGAAGATGTGGATGGAATTCCTATTGATACTGCTCCTATTGATGATCTGGATGGAGTCCCAATTAAATCACTGGATGATGATCTTGATGGCGTTCCTTGTATGAAATGTTTCAGCTTCCAAGTTGAATCTTCAGTCTttgatcttttctttctgcatagTTTTTAGAAATTCAGCCTAGAATTGATCTGACATGTAACTTTGTAAAAGGTTGCTTAATTTCAATATGCTCTACTATCTTTAGATAGTAATTGCTTCAGAAGCCCAGGAAGTGTCTTCTGATGTTACAGATGTCAGGA
The Parus major isolate Abel chromosome 9, Parus_major1.1, whole genome shotgun sequence DNA segment above includes these coding regions:
- the U2SURP gene encoding U2 snRNP-associated SURP motif-containing protein isoform X4 → MADKAPGGSQKPAGKVRGPDAVHTTGSADSHPLMESKLKAFSIGKMSAAKRTLSKKEQEELKKKEDEKAAAEIYEEFLAAFEGGDGNKVKTFVRGGIVNASKEEHETDEKRGKIYKPSSRFSDQKNQPSQPSNEKPPSLLMIETKKPPLKKGEKEKKKSNLELFKEELKQIQEERDERHKTKGRLSRFEPPQSDSDGQRRSMDAPSRRNRSSVLDDYAPGSHDVGDPSTTNLYLGNINPQMNEEMLCQEFGRFGPLASVKIMWPRTDEERARERNCGFVAFMNRRDAERALKNLNGKMIMSFEMKLGWGKAVPIPPHPIYIPPSMMEHTLPPPPSGLPFNAQPRERLKNPNAPMLPPPKNKEDFEKTLSQAIVKVVIPTERNLLALIHRMIEFVVREGPMFEAMIMNREINNPMFRFLFENQTPAHVYYRWKLYSILQGDAPTKWRTEDFRMFKNGSFWRPPPLNPYLHGMSEEQETEAFVEEPNKKGALKEEQRDKLEEILRGLTPRKNDIGDAMVFCLNNAEAAEEIVDCITESLSILKTPLPKKIARLYLVSDVLYNSSAKVANASYYRKFFETKLCQIFSDLNATYRTIQGHLQSENFKQRVMTCFRAWEDWAIYPEPFLIKLQNIFLGLVNIMEDKETEEVPDDLDGAPIEEELDGAPLEDVDGIPIDTAPIDDLDGVPIKSLDDDLDGVPLDTTEDSKKNEPIFKVAPSKWEAVDESELEAQAVTTSKWELFDQHEESEEEEIQNQEEESEDEEDTQSSKSEEQHMYSNPIKEEMPESKSSVKYSEMSEEKRAKLREIELKVMKFQDELESGKRPKKPGQSFQEQVEHYRDKLLQREKEKEMERERDRDKKDKEKSETRSKDKKEKEECTPTRKERKRRHSASPSPSRSSGSRRAKSPSPKSERSERSERSHKESSRSRSSHKDSPRDVSKKGKRSPSGSRTPKRSRRSRSRSPKKSGKKSRSQSRSPHRSHKKSKKSKH
- the U2SURP gene encoding U2 snRNP-associated SURP motif-containing protein isoform X5 → MESKLKAFSIGKMSAAKRTLSKKEQEELKKKEDEKAAAEIYEEFLAAFEGGDGNKVKTFVRGGIVNASKEEHETDEKRGKIYKPSSRFSDQKNQPSQPSNEKPPSLLMIETKKPTLPKNKNKQTTLPGPLKKGEKEKKKSNLELFKEELKQIQEERDERHKTKGRLSRFEPPQSDSDGQRRSMDAPSRRNRSSGVLDDYAPGSHDVGDPSTTNLYLGNINPQMNEEMLCQEFGRFGPLASVKIMWPRTDEERARERNCGFVAFMNRRDAERALKNLNGKMIMSFEMKLGWGKAVPIPPHPIYIPPSMMEHTLPPPPSGLPFNAQPRERLKNPNAPMLPPPKNKEDFEKTLSQAIVKVVIPTERNLLALIHRMIEFVVREGPMFEAMIMNREINNPMFRFLFENQTPAHVYYRWKLYSILQGDAPTKWRTEDFRMFKNGSFWRPPPLNPYLHGMSEEQETEAFVEEPNKKGALKEEQRDKLEEILRGLTPRKNDIGDAMVFCLNNAEAAEEIVDCITESLSILKTPLPKKIARLYLVSDVLYNSSAKVANASYYRKFFETKLCQIFSDLNATYRTIQGHLQSENFKQRVMTCFRAWEDWAIYPEPFLIKLQNIFLGLVNIMEDKETEEVPDDLDGAPIEEELDGAPLEDVDGIPIDTAPIDDLDGVPIKSLDDDLDGVPLDTTEDSKKNEPIFKVAPSKWEAVDESELEAQAVTTSKWELFDQHEESEEEEIQNQEEESEDEEDTQSSKSEEQHMYSNPIKEEMPESKSSVKYSEMSEEKRAKLREIELKVMKFQDELESGKRPKKPGQSFQEQVEHYRDKLLQREKEKEMERERDRDKKDKEKSETRSKDKKEKEECTPTRKERKRRHSASPSPSRSSGSRRAKSPSPKSERSERSERSHKESSRSRSSHKDSPRDVSKKGKRSPSGSRTPKRSRRSRSRSPKKSGKKSRSQSRSPHRSHKKSKKSKH